The following proteins come from a genomic window of Canis aureus isolate CA01 chromosome 3, VMU_Caureus_v.1.0, whole genome shotgun sequence:
- the TMEM59 gene encoding transmembrane protein 59 isoform X5 codes for MAAPKGSLWVRAQRGLPPLLLLTMALAGGSGTASAEAFDSILGDTASCHRACQLTFPLHTYPKVPANLYTVDHTEEELYACQRGCRLFSICQFVDDGIDLNRTKMECESACTEAYSQSDEQYACHLGCQNQLPFAELRQEQLMSLMPKMHLLFPLTLVRSFWSDMMDSAQSFITSSWTFYLQADDGKIVIFQSKPEIQYAPQLEQEPTNLKESSLSKMSSDLQMRSSQTHRNYLEDGESDGFLRCLSLNSGWILTTTLVLSVMVLLWICCATVATAVEQYVPSEMLCEKSSQKLEQDNVEAEYLW; via the exons ATGGCGGCGCCGAAGGGGAGCCTGTGGGTCAGGGCCCAACGGGGACTCCCGCCGCTGCTGCTGTTGACCATGGCCCTGGCTGGAGGCTCGGGGACCGCTTCGGCTGAAGCATTTGACTCGATCTTGGGTGATACGGCGTCTTGTCACCGGGCCTGTCAGTTGACCTTCCCCTTGCATACCTACCCCAAG GTGCCTGCCAATTTGTACACAGTGGATCACACA GAAGAAGAGTTGTATGCATGTCAGAGAGGTTGCAGACTGTTTTCAATTTGTCAATTTGTGGATGATGGAATTGATTTAAATCGGACCAAAATGGAATGTGAATCTG CATGTACAGAAGCATATTCCCAATCTGATGAGCAATATGCTTGCCATCTTGGTTGCCAGAATCAGCTGCCATTCGCTGAACTGAGACAAGAACAA ctcaTGTCCCTGATGCCAAAAATGCACCTACTCTTCCCTCTAACTCTGGTAAGGTCATTCTGGAGTGACATGATGGACTCTGCCCAGAGCTTCATAACCTCTTCATGGACTTTTTATCTTCAAGCTGATGATGGAAAAATAGTTATATTCCAG TCTAAGCCAGAAATCCAGTATGCACCACAGTTGGAGCAGGAGCCTACAAATTTGAAAGAATCGTCGCTAAGCAAAATGTCCT CAGATCTGCAAATGAGAAGTTCACAAACCCATAGGAACTATcttgaagatggagaaagtgaTGGCTTTTTAAGATGTCTATCTCT TAACTCTGGCTGGATTTTAACCACAACTCTTGTCCTCTCGGTGATGGTATTGCTCTGGATTTGTTGTGCAACTGTCGCTACAGCTGTCGAGCAGTATGTTCCCTCTGAG ATGCTGTGTGAAAAAAGCAGCCAGAAATTGGAACAGGATAATGTTG